The genomic segment ACCGGTGCCTGTATGGTTATCCCGTCAGCGGGGTAACTCCGGCTCTCCATTGCTAGCCTGGTTTAGTTCCTCCCAGGCCTTTTGTGCCCACTCTGGGTCTTTGAGGAGGGCTCGACCGATGCCCACCAGGTTGGCCAGACCCTGGCGAATTATGCGGTCGGCAAACGCTGCTCTCTTGATGTCCCCAGTCACCATTACCGGGACCTTAACCACTGGTTTTATGGCCTCGGCCAGGTACAGGAAGAAGCCCTCAGGGCCGTACGTCAGGTAGCCGCAGAGGCCACCAGAAAGATCGATCGCATCGGCGCCGGCGTTCACTAGTAGGGATGCGGCCTGACGACTGTCCTCGGGGGTAGTACCTCCAGGCATCCGATCATCGGCTCCCAAGCGATAGAAGATAGGGAAATCCGGTCCCACGGCTTCTCTGACGGCACGCACCACTTGCAAGGGAAAGCGCAGCCTTTGAATACATCATCAGAACCCAGGCAGAAGTAGAGGAATTGTTGCTTGCCCTGGTCCAAGAAGGGGCAGGAGATGGAGAGTCGAGCCTGGGACTTACTAGCCCAGCAGTTACTGCCGAAGGTCAGGCCAGCTCTCTCGCCGCGGGGTGTATCCTGTGCGGGCTCTGCATTAGGATTTGCAGGAAAGTTGGCAAGAACCGCCTTACTTTTTTGGGGAAGGGGAAAAACCTGCAAGTAGGGCTGGTTCCAGGAGACAGCGAGGCAACTACTTGCGGTCGGTGCAGAGCTTGCCGGCGTATTTGCCCTACTGGATTTATTGCTCCTGATGCCCAGCAAGCCTTTACGGCCAGGTTGTATAGGTAACATCGGCCATTAACCTGTGATCGCGGCGTGTTGATGGGGCGCTGTCATGTATGTTATCATCTTGCCCGTGCGGATAAGGGTGCGGGTTAGTTAGAAGGCTTCCAGAAAAGGCCAGGCGGTACTGGTAATATTGGTTAAGCTACAGGGAGGAAATTCTCATGCAACTTGACGACATAGTAATTTCCCGAGCTATTATCCAGCGCTACACAGAAGAATTGCTCAACTACCTGGAAAGCGATGTCGCCATCGTAGGGGCCGGGCCATCTGGCCTTGCTGCTGCCTATTATTTGGCTCGAGTCGGCCGGAAGGTTGCGGTCTTTGAGAGCCGGCTGAGCGTCGGCGGTGGTATGTGGGGTGGCGGCATGATGTTTAACCAGATTGTAGTGCAGAAGCCGGCCAAAGCTATCCTAGATGAGCTGGGCATTCGGTCTCGGCCTTTCACAGAGGGGTATTACACGGCTGATTCAATAGAGGCTACTACTACCTTGGCCTCCCAAGCGGTTAAAGCTGGAGCGAAAATATTCAACTTGGTGGCAGCGGAGGATGTTTTGGTACGAGGCGAGCGGGTGGCGGGTCTGGTGCTGACCTGGAGCGCGGTACAGTTGGCTAAGCTTCACGTTGATCCGCTAGGAGTCCGGTCAGATTTTGTGATCGATGCTACCGGACATGAATGCCGGGTAGTACATATGGTACAGGACAAGCTTCGGGCCCCGCTCTTGACTCCCAGCGGCCGCATCGAGGGGGAGCGAAGCCTTTGGGCCGAGGTGGGGGAGCCCGCCATTCTTAAGAACACCCGCGAAGTATACCCCGGCCTTTATGTGGCCGGGATGGCTGCCAACGCTGTGTTCGGAGATCACCGCATGGGCCCAATTTTCGGGGGAATGCTGCTTTCGGGGCAAAAGGTGGCCCAGTTGATCCTTGCTTGTTTTGGATGCGGTAGCTAGGTGTTTATTCCTGTTCTTCCCTAAAAGAACAAGACCACTGCTAGGGCTTGCTCTCCCCCAATGTTACTGAGCCTGCTCGCAGGTGCAGGCTTGCCCCTGTTTAGTTTAAAGACCATGATTGGGGTGGGGGCACACTGTGCGAGTGCCGCCACCCCAAGGGTAAGGCGCGCACCAGCCCAGTAGCACGATACCGGAGTCGCTATGGAGGTGATGTACAGGTAGGGTGGCGCGGTTTTTTGCATAAACCCTTCCAGACTGGGCAAGAAGAGGCTAGGCTTGTGAGGCAGGATAAGTTAGCTTGTAGTTGACCAAGGATATGGCCTGCGGCAGAACCCTGCAAGCTGAACCTGCCGCAAGCTATAGGAGACTGTCAACGCAAGCTAGCTTGCATTCCTGGCCAGCTGATGATTATCTGCCGTCTCTAGTCGCTCTTTCCTACTCGATGCGCAGCTATCTCTTATTAGAATCCCGAACTAGTGTTAAACCACCGTCTATTTGCCCCTAAACTGCCGGCGCTCTTTATCCGAAAGATGT from the Clostridia bacterium genome contains:
- a CDS encoding thiazole biosynthesis protein, encoding MQLDDIVISRAIIQRYTEELLNYLESDVAIVGAGPSGLAAAYYLARVGRKVAVFESRLSVGGGMWGGGMMFNQIVVQKPAKAILDELGIRSRPFTEGYYTADSIEATTTLASQAVKAGAKIFNLVAAEDVLVRGERVAGLVLTWSAVQLAKLHVDPLGVRSDFVIDATGHECRVVHMVQDKLRAPLLTPSGRIEGERSLWAEVGEPAILKNTREVYPGLYVAGMAANAVFGDHRMGPIFGGMLLSGQKVAQLILACFGCGS